A genomic window from Streptomyces sp. NBC_00234 includes:
- a CDS encoding HipA family kinase — MLTEVTATRYVTPLREGGSLPGIVEADDLGTYVMKFTGAGQGRKTLVAEVICGELGRRLGLRVPELVTIQLDPVIGLAEPDQEVQELLKASGGLNLGMDYLPGSLGFDPLAYQVEPAEAGKVVWFDALINNVDRSWRNPNTLVWHGDLWLIDHGATMIWHHNWPGAQTSAAKPYNASDHVLAPFAPDIAAAAAELAPLVTEELLTEVVADVPGEWLVDEPGFDSTDALRRAYVAPLLARAGSIHERIVLDAPAGTKPSQAPGWLVERLAPRPAQQREEQGSGELNKDGGR; from the coding sequence ATGCTCACAGAAGTCACGGCGACCCGCTACGTCACGCCCCTGCGGGAGGGCGGCTCGCTCCCCGGGATCGTCGAGGCCGACGATCTCGGCACGTACGTCATGAAGTTCACCGGCGCGGGGCAGGGCCGCAAGACCCTCGTCGCCGAGGTCATCTGCGGGGAGCTCGGCCGTCGGCTGGGGCTGCGCGTCCCGGAGCTCGTGACCATTCAGCTCGACCCCGTCATCGGGCTGGCGGAGCCGGACCAGGAGGTCCAGGAGCTGCTGAAGGCGAGCGGTGGGCTGAACCTCGGCATGGACTACCTCCCCGGCTCGCTGGGGTTCGATCCGCTCGCGTACCAGGTGGAACCGGCCGAGGCCGGGAAGGTCGTCTGGTTCGACGCGCTGATCAACAATGTCGACCGGTCGTGGCGGAACCCCAATACGCTGGTCTGGCACGGTGATCTCTGGCTGATCGACCACGGAGCCACGATGATCTGGCACCACAACTGGCCGGGGGCGCAGACCTCGGCGGCCAAGCCCTACAACGCCTCGGACCACGTCCTCGCGCCCTTCGCCCCGGACATCGCGGCTGCCGCTGCCGAGCTGGCCCCGCTCGTCACCGAGGAACTGCTCACCGAGGTCGTCGCCGATGTCCCCGGCGAGTGGCTGGTCGACGAGCCCGGCTTCGATTCGACGGACGCGCTGCGCCGGGCCTACGTGGCACCGCTCCTGGCGCGTGCCGGCAGCATTCATGAGCGGATCGTGCTGGACGCGCCGGCCGGGACGAAGCCCTCGCAGGCTCCGGGCTGGCTCGTCGAGCGTCTGGCCCCCCGGCCCGCGCAGCAGCGCGAGGAGCAGGGCAGTGGCGAGCTGAACAAGGACGGCGGCCGATGA
- a CDS encoding SulP family inorganic anion transporter, which yields MLRGLRPDWLSDPKVWRTEVLGGLVVALALIPEAISFSIIAGVDPAIGLFASFTMAVVISVVGGRRAMISAATGAVALVIAPLNREHGLGYLFAAVILAGIFQIVLGALGVARLMRFIPRSVMVGFVNSLAILVFVAQIPEVRDVPWPVYPLLAAGLALLVFLPKISTAVPAPLVSIVVLTALTVAAGIAVPTVGDKGALPSSLPVPGLPDVPFTMDTLTTIAPYAFAMALVGLMESLMTAKLVDDITDTHSNKTRESIGQGIANIVTGFLGGMGGCAMIGQTMINVKVSGARTRLSTFLAGAFLMVLCIAFGPIVSDIPMAALVAVMVMVSFATFDWHSVAPKTLRRMPAGEIAVMVITVGCVVGTHNLAVGVVVGSVTAMVVFAKRVARFADVTSVTDPGGGRVVYSVTGELFFASSNDLVGRFAYATDPERVVIDLSAAHIWDASSVAALDAIQTRYAERGKTVEITGLNDVSADLHARLSGELAGH from the coding sequence ATGCTGCGCGGTCTGCGTCCGGACTGGCTCTCCGATCCGAAGGTGTGGCGTACCGAGGTACTGGGCGGCCTGGTGGTCGCGCTCGCGCTGATTCCCGAGGCCATCTCGTTCTCGATCATCGCCGGGGTCGACCCGGCGATCGGCTTGTTCGCCTCGTTCACGATGGCCGTGGTCATCTCGGTCGTCGGCGGGCGGCGGGCGATGATCTCGGCGGCGACCGGTGCCGTGGCCCTGGTCATCGCGCCTCTGAACCGCGAGCACGGGCTCGGCTATCTCTTCGCCGCGGTGATCCTGGCCGGCATCTTCCAGATCGTGCTGGGTGCGCTCGGCGTGGCGCGGCTGATGCGGTTCATCCCGCGCTCGGTGATGGTCGGCTTCGTCAACTCCCTCGCCATTCTCGTCTTCGTCGCGCAGATCCCCGAGGTGCGCGACGTGCCGTGGCCCGTCTACCCGCTGCTCGCGGCCGGCCTGGCCCTCCTGGTGTTCCTGCCGAAGATCAGCACGGCGGTTCCGGCCCCTCTGGTCTCCATCGTCGTCCTCACCGCCCTCACCGTGGCGGCCGGGATCGCGGTGCCGACCGTGGGCGACAAGGGTGCGCTGCCGTCCTCGCTGCCGGTGCCCGGCCTGCCGGACGTGCCGTTCACGATGGACACCCTGACGACGATCGCGCCGTACGCCTTCGCGATGGCGCTGGTCGGTCTGATGGAGTCGCTGATGACCGCGAAGCTCGTCGACGACATCACCGACACCCACTCCAACAAGACCCGCGAGTCGATCGGGCAGGGCATCGCCAACATCGTCACCGGCTTCCTGGGCGGCATGGGCGGCTGCGCGATGATCGGCCAGACGATGATCAACGTGAAGGTCTCCGGCGCCCGGACCCGGCTGTCCACGTTCCTGGCCGGGGCGTTCCTGATGGTGCTGTGCATCGCCTTCGGGCCGATCGTCTCCGACATTCCGATGGCGGCCCTGGTCGCCGTGATGGTGATGGTGTCGTTCGCGACGTTCGACTGGCACTCCGTCGCCCCCAAGACGCTCAGGCGGATGCCGGCCGGGGAGATCGCCGTCATGGTGATCACCGTCGGCTGCGTCGTGGGCACCCACAACCTGGCCGTCGGTGTCGTCGTCGGTTCGGTCACCGCCATGGTCGTGTTCGCCAAGCGCGTCGCCCGCTTCGCCGACGTCACCTCGGTGACGGACCCCGGCGGCGGCAGGGTGGTGTACTCCGTGACCGGCGAACTGTTCTTCGCCTCGTCCAATGACCTCGTCGGCCGGTTCGCCTACGCCACCGACCCGGAACGCGTCGTCATCGACCTGTCCGCCGCGCACATCTGGGACGCCTCGTCCGTCGCCGCGCTCGACGCGATACAGACCAGGTACGCGGAGCGGGGCAAGACCGTCGAGATCACGGGTCTGAACGACGTCAGCGCCGACCTGCACGCCCGGCTCAGCGGAGAACTGGCCGGCCACTGA
- a CDS encoding MerR family transcriptional regulator: MNDKHMQIGEVAARTELSLRTIRHYEESGLVAPSARSQGGFRLYTETDVARLMVIRRMKPLGFTLDQMRDLLDATDRLDSGEDLDAGEREALMDRVRAYEQAATEQVDRLRVQLSRAEDFAATLRTRLEQGAAATEPS, from the coding sequence GTGAACGACAAGCACATGCAGATCGGCGAAGTCGCCGCGCGGACGGAGCTGTCCCTGCGCACCATCCGGCACTACGAGGAGTCGGGCCTGGTCGCCCCCTCCGCCCGCTCCCAGGGCGGCTTCCGCCTCTACACCGAGACGGACGTCGCCCGGCTGATGGTCATCCGGCGGATGAAGCCGCTCGGCTTCACGCTTGACCAGATGCGCGATCTCCTCGACGCCACCGACCGCCTCGACTCCGGGGAGGATCTCGACGCGGGGGAACGCGAGGCCCTGATGGACCGCGTCCGCGCGTACGAGCAGGCGGCCACCGAGCAGGTCGACCGGCTCCGCGTCCAGCTCTCGCGCGCCGAGGACTTCGCCGCCACGCTCAGGACCCGCCTGGAACAGGGCGCAGCCGCCACCGAACCGTCCTGA
- a CDS encoding Rieske (2Fe-2S) protein, with translation MSASQERQIRLGRRTVVAAVGAAGVAAALTACGNETASTGADSAKAGGEILAKTADIPEGGGMVFADQGVVVTQPKAGEFKAFSSKCTHQGCAVKGISAGVITCPCHGSTFDAETGTVTGGPATQPLPAKAIKVEGGSISLA, from the coding sequence ATGAGCGCATCGCAGGAGCGTCAGATCCGCCTCGGGCGCCGCACGGTCGTCGCCGCGGTCGGCGCGGCAGGGGTGGCCGCCGCGCTCACCGCGTGCGGGAACGAGACGGCCTCGACGGGCGCGGACAGCGCGAAGGCCGGCGGTGAGATCCTCGCGAAGACCGCCGACATCCCCGAGGGCGGCGGAATGGTCTTCGCCGACCAGGGTGTCGTGGTGACGCAGCCGAAGGCCGGTGAGTTCAAGGCGTTCTCGTCGAAGTGCACGCACCAGGGCTGCGCGGTGAAGGGCATCTCGGCGGGCGTGATCACCTGCCCCTGCCACGGCAGCACGTTCGACGCCGAGACCGGCACGGTGACCGGCGGGCCCGCGACCCAGCCGCTGCCCGCCAAGGCCATCAAGGTCGAGGGCGGCTCGATCAGCCTGGCGTAG
- a CDS encoding cysteine hydrolase, which translates to MPSKESKDRLAEQLDPATTVLLTVECQQGVVGHDSALPELAKEARSSGVLTRIARLVAAAHESGVQVVHAVAERRPDGRGANHNARLFRAAARLPVQQYTGSTAVRVAAPIEVADEDFVVRRLHGLSPLAGTDVDALLRNLGCRTLIVTGVSANVAIPNAVFDAVNLGYTAVVPADAIAGVPAEYTPAMIRNTLALVATITTTDEALACWKRPGRQGPATPG; encoded by the coding sequence GTGCCCTCGAAGGAGTCGAAGGACCGCCTCGCCGAACAGCTCGATCCGGCGACCACCGTCCTGCTCACCGTCGAATGCCAGCAGGGTGTCGTGGGCCACGACAGCGCGCTGCCGGAACTCGCCAAGGAGGCCCGGTCCTCCGGTGTGCTCACCAGGATCGCGCGGCTGGTCGCCGCGGCGCACGAGTCGGGTGTCCAGGTCGTGCACGCCGTTGCCGAGCGCCGCCCGGACGGGCGCGGCGCCAACCACAACGCCCGCCTCTTCAGGGCCGCTGCCCGTCTGCCCGTCCAGCAGTACACCGGAAGCACGGCGGTACGCGTCGCCGCTCCCATCGAGGTGGCGGACGAGGACTTCGTCGTACGGCGGCTGCACGGCCTTTCCCCGCTGGCCGGCACGGACGTGGACGCGCTGCTCCGCAATCTTGGCTGCCGGACCCTGATCGTCACCGGGGTCTCGGCCAACGTGGCGATCCCGAACGCCGTCTTCGACGCGGTGAACCTCGGCTACACGGCGGTCGTACCGGCCGACGCCATCGCGGGGGTGCCTGCCGAGTACACCCCCGCGATGATCCGTAACACGCTCGCGCTCGTCGCCACGATCACCACCACCGACGAGGCGCTGGCGTGCTGGAAGCGCCCGGGGCGGCAGGGGCCGGCTACGCCAGGCTGA
- a CDS encoding pyridoxamine 5'-phosphate oxidase family protein gives MTATQRRGRRIMMNPGERDSYLAGLRTCRVATVAEDGRPHIGALWFVWDGTSLWLYSITRSLRWSQLRQDPRIAVVVDDGVEYGELRGVELSGTAVFVGEAPRTGESCAELDVPEQLFAAKYFGMDTMPHDGRHAWLRLTPDTITSWDFRKLAALQ, from the coding sequence ATGACCGCGACTCAGCGGCGAGGCCGCCGGATCATGATGAATCCCGGCGAGCGGGATTCCTACCTCGCCGGTCTGCGCACCTGCCGGGTGGCCACCGTCGCCGAGGACGGCCGCCCGCACATCGGGGCGCTGTGGTTCGTCTGGGACGGCACCTCGCTCTGGCTGTACTCGATCACCCGGAGTCTGCGGTGGTCCCAGCTGCGGCAGGACCCCCGGATCGCCGTGGTCGTCGACGACGGGGTGGAGTACGGAGAGCTGCGCGGCGTGGAGCTCTCCGGCACGGCGGTCTTCGTCGGCGAGGCGCCCCGTACCGGCGAGAGCTGCGCCGAACTGGACGTGCCCGAGCAGTTGTTCGCGGCGAAGTACTTCGGCATGGACACCATGCCGCACGACGGCCGGCATGCCTGGCTGCGCCTCACACCCGACACCATCACCTCCTGGGACTTCCGGAAACTGGCGGCTCTCCAGTAG
- a CDS encoding LysR family transcriptional regulator, protein MLNLERLRTLDALARHGSVSGAADGLHVTTSAVSQQMAKLEREVGQQLLAKNGRGVRLTDAGRLLADHAARILSQVALAQSDIEAQRGRVVGEVRIAAFPTAARGLFPAALTALRAEHPELKVCTKELEPEDGIRAVLRGDSDLAVVLDWSNKRLPVPGGLAKAELLDDAPDIAMPSGHPLADRAEVDLEDFADDEWVSWPEGEFCYEWLMFTLRSKGIEPRIAHLAGEHHTQLALIAAGFGVCVAPRLGRGPVPDGVRLVPVRQQMRRHIHAVWRTDADRRPSIRAAVEALRAAGRTLDAPAVTHPGG, encoded by the coding sequence ATGTTGAATCTGGAGCGGCTGCGGACGCTGGACGCCCTCGCGCGGCACGGCTCGGTGAGCGGGGCGGCCGACGGGCTGCACGTCACGACGTCGGCGGTCTCGCAGCAGATGGCCAAACTGGAGCGGGAGGTCGGGCAGCAGCTGCTCGCCAAGAACGGGCGCGGAGTCCGCCTCACCGACGCGGGCCGGCTGCTCGCCGACCACGCGGCCCGGATTCTCTCCCAGGTGGCACTCGCGCAGTCCGACATCGAGGCGCAGCGCGGCCGGGTGGTGGGTGAGGTCCGGATCGCGGCCTTCCCGACCGCGGCCCGCGGACTCTTCCCCGCCGCACTCACGGCGCTGCGTGCGGAGCACCCCGAACTCAAGGTCTGCACAAAGGAACTGGAGCCCGAGGACGGCATCCGTGCGGTGCTCCGCGGCGACAGCGACCTCGCGGTGGTGCTCGACTGGAGCAACAAGCGTCTGCCGGTGCCCGGTGGCCTCGCCAAGGCCGAACTCCTCGACGACGCACCGGACATCGCCATGCCGTCCGGTCATCCGCTCGCGGACCGCGCCGAAGTCGACCTGGAGGACTTCGCCGACGACGAATGGGTGTCCTGGCCCGAGGGCGAATTCTGTTACGAGTGGCTCATGTTCACCCTGCGCTCCAAGGGGATCGAGCCCCGTATCGCGCACCTCGCGGGCGAGCACCACACCCAGCTCGCGCTGATCGCGGCCGGTTTCGGGGTCTGCGTGGCCCCGAGGCTCGGGCGCGGTCCGGTGCCGGACGGGGTGCGGCTGGTGCCCGTACGGCAGCAGATGCGCCGTCACATCCACGCCGTGTGGCGGACCGACGCGGACCGGCGGCCCTCGATCAGGGCGGCGGTCGAGGCGCTGCGCGCGGCGGGCCGGACGCTCGACGCGCCCGCCGTCACCCACCCCGGGGGCTGA
- a CDS encoding DMT family transporter: MSAPSAPRAVPGTSPAAGSPPPPTLAAAPAGRRPVDWRIRFAALALIWGFSFLLIKVGTDGYAPLQVAFGRLLSGAAVLAVAMAVRRERLPRSAGTWGRLFVAALFLNALPFSLFAYAELTIPSTLAGICNATSPLWGMALSLVALSEDRPTRRRVAGLGLGFIGVLTVLGAWQGFSGLDFTGTAMALLAALCYPVGWIYVRRTLTDTGSSALALTGSQLLVGTVQLALVTPFFTAAPDGFPLLPTLSVLALGAIGTGFAMLLQYELVQEVGPTTAQMVTYFIPVIATAAGVALLGEQLSWNTPVGALIVLAGAALTQSRARTPAGTPPGKKRPRRKEQLSRS, from the coding sequence ATGAGCGCCCCCTCCGCCCCGCGAGCAGTACCGGGAACCTCCCCCGCCGCCGGCTCCCCTCCCCCGCCCACCCTTGCCGCGGCTCCCGCCGGGCGCAGGCCGGTGGACTGGCGCATCCGCTTCGCGGCACTCGCGCTCATCTGGGGTTTCAGCTTCCTGCTCATCAAGGTGGGCACCGACGGGTACGCCCCGCTCCAGGTCGCCTTCGGGCGCCTGCTGTCGGGTGCGGCGGTGCTCGCCGTCGCCATGGCGGTGCGCCGCGAACGCCTGCCGCGCTCCGCCGGGACCTGGGGCCGTCTGTTCGTCGCCGCACTGTTCCTCAACGCGCTGCCGTTCTCGCTGTTCGCCTACGCCGAGCTCACCATCCCCTCGACGCTCGCCGGGATCTGCAACGCCACCTCACCGCTGTGGGGAATGGCGCTCTCGCTCGTCGCGCTCTCCGAGGACCGCCCGACCCGCCGCCGCGTCGCCGGCCTCGGGCTCGGCTTCATCGGTGTGCTGACCGTGCTCGGCGCGTGGCAGGGCTTCTCCGGGCTGGACTTCACCGGTACGGCGATGGCGCTCCTCGCCGCCCTCTGCTACCCGGTCGGCTGGATCTACGTACGCCGGACCCTGACGGACACCGGTTCGTCGGCTCTCGCGCTGACCGGCAGCCAGCTCCTCGTCGGCACGGTCCAACTCGCCCTGGTGACACCCTTCTTCACCGCCGCACCCGACGGTTTCCCGCTCCTGCCGACGCTCTCGGTGCTGGCTCTGGGGGCGATCGGCACGGGGTTCGCCATGCTCCTCCAGTACGAACTGGTCCAGGAGGTCGGCCCGACGACCGCGCAGATGGTGACCTACTTCATCCCGGTCATCGCCACCGCCGCCGGAGTGGCCCTGCTCGGCGAACAGCTGAGCTGGAACACTCCGGTCGGGGCCCTGATCGTCCTTGCCGGGGCGGCCCTCACCCAGAGCCGCGCCCGCACCCCGGCCGGTACGCCGCCCGGGAAGAAGCGGCCCCGGCGGAAGGAACAGCTCAGCCGAAGCTGA
- a CDS encoding aminotransferase class I/II-fold pyridoxal phosphate-dependent enzyme produces the protein MLGDYPISGRRASEIAESVERAVGSGELAPGHVLPPMRELAARLGVNPNTVAAAYRTLRERGVIETAGRRGSRVRPRPASTARGSLRVEVPPGVRDLGEGNPDPDLLPDLGAALASAARANTARPGLYGDEPVLPELAALARAAMDADGVSAGPVVVTSGSLDAIERVLSAHLKPGDAVAVEDPGWGALLDLVPALGLHAVPVGVDDEGPRTADVEQALRAGARALVVTDRAQNPTGAAVGAGRARELRAVLAAHPGVLLIEDDHGHAIVDLPLHPLTGVTDRWAFVRSVAKAYGPDLRLAVLTGDAVTVDRVAGRQQLGPGWVSTLLQQAVVHLWTSKAVDPAAVARAYAERRDALVRALADRGVPAHGRSGMNVWVPVSDETGAVTRLLRAGWAVAPGARFRMSAPQGVRLTVSGLTAADIEPLADAVAAAAGPARPISFG, from the coding sequence GTGCTAGGAGACTATCCGATCAGTGGGCGGCGTGCATCCGAGATTGCCGAGAGCGTGGAGCGGGCGGTCGGGTCGGGTGAGCTCGCGCCCGGGCATGTCCTGCCCCCCATGCGTGAGTTGGCGGCCCGGCTGGGCGTCAACCCGAATACGGTGGCGGCTGCCTACCGAACGCTGCGCGAGCGCGGGGTGATCGAGACCGCCGGGCGCCGGGGCAGCCGGGTCCGGCCCCGCCCGGCGAGCACCGCGCGCGGCTCCCTGCGAGTCGAAGTGCCCCCTGGCGTCAGGGACTTGGGGGAGGGGAACCCGGATCCGGACCTGCTGCCGGATCTCGGCGCCGCGCTGGCCTCGGCCGCGCGCGCGAACACGGCGCGGCCCGGGCTGTACGGGGACGAGCCGGTGCTTCCGGAGCTGGCCGCGCTCGCCCGGGCCGCGATGGACGCCGACGGGGTGTCCGCAGGGCCCGTGGTCGTGACGTCCGGGTCGCTCGACGCGATCGAGCGCGTCCTGTCGGCGCATCTGAAGCCGGGCGACGCGGTCGCGGTGGAGGACCCCGGATGGGGCGCCCTGCTCGATCTCGTACCGGCACTGGGCCTGCACGCCGTTCCCGTCGGCGTGGACGACGAAGGGCCGCGCACCGCGGATGTGGAGCAGGCGCTGCGGGCGGGCGCGCGAGCGCTGGTGGTCACCGACCGTGCGCAGAACCCCACGGGCGCGGCGGTCGGCGCCGGCCGGGCGCGCGAACTGCGGGCGGTGCTCGCCGCCCATCCCGGAGTCCTGCTGATCGAGGACGACCACGGGCACGCCATCGTCGACCTCCCGCTGCATCCGCTGACGGGGGTCACGGACCGCTGGGCGTTCGTGCGGTCCGTCGCGAAGGCGTACGGGCCGGATCTGCGGCTCGCCGTGCTGACCGGGGACGCGGTCACGGTGGACCGGGTGGCCGGGCGGCAGCAGCTGGGGCCCGGCTGGGTCAGCACACTGCTGCAGCAGGCCGTGGTGCACCTGTGGACCTCGAAGGCGGTGGACCCGGCGGCCGTTGCCCGGGCCTACGCGGAGCGGCGGGACGCGCTCGTCCGGGCGCTGGCGGACCGCGGCGTCCCGGCGCACGGCCGGAGCGGGATGAACGTGTGGGTGCCCGTCAGTGACGAGACCGGAGCCGTGACCCGGCTGCTGCGCGCCGGCTGGGCGGTGGCGCCCGGGGCGCGCTTCCGGATGTCCGCCCCGCAAGGGGTGCGGCTCACCGTGTCGGGGCTGACCGCCGCCGACATCGAACCGCTGGCGGACGCGGTCGCCGCGGCGGCGGGCCCGGCCCGGCCGATCAGCTTCGGCTGA
- a CDS encoding pyridoxamine 5'-phosphate oxidase family protein, producing MSDTAEPDTITPDGAGPRVAAAYEPTDRTVPSRGRERATYDRELVHSVLDAAYLCHLGFVRDGAPVVLPTLFGRVGERLYVHGSTGSRPLLAAGRTDPGLPVCLTVTHVDGLVLARSAFHHSMNYRSVVVHGTARTVTDPEERRIALDAIVDQVVPGRSQDSRPADAKELAATAVIRLDLDEVSAKVRTGGPNDDPEDVSLPYWAGVVPLTRGHAAPVPADDLDPAIAVPEYLTSL from the coding sequence ATGTCGGACACCGCCGAGCCGGACACGATCACGCCCGACGGCGCGGGCCCGCGCGTCGCCGCCGCCTACGAGCCGACGGACCGGACGGTCCCGAGCAGGGGCCGCGAACGCGCCACCTACGACCGCGAGCTGGTCCACTCGGTTCTCGACGCGGCCTACCTCTGCCACCTCGGCTTCGTACGGGACGGGGCGCCGGTCGTCCTGCCGACCCTCTTCGGCCGGGTGGGCGAGCGGCTCTACGTGCACGGTTCGACGGGTTCCCGGCCGCTGCTGGCGGCGGGCAGGACGGACCCGGGCCTCCCGGTCTGCCTCACGGTCACGCATGTCGACGGCCTGGTCCTGGCACGCTCCGCCTTCCACCACTCGATGAACTACCGCTCGGTGGTCGTCCACGGCACGGCCCGTACGGTCACCGACCCCGAGGAGCGCCGGATAGCGCTCGACGCCATCGTCGACCAGGTCGTGCCCGGCCGGTCGCAGGACTCGCGGCCCGCGGACGCGAAGGAGCTCGCCGCGACCGCGGTGATCCGCCTGGACCTCGACGAGGTCTCCGCCAAGGTCCGCACCGGCGGCCCGAACGACGATCCCGAGGACGTCTCGCTCCCCTACTGGGCGGGCGTCGTCCCGCTCACCCGCGGCCACGCCGCTCCGGTCCCGGCCGACGACCTGGACCCGGCGATCGCGGTCCCGGAGTATCTGACGTCCCTCTGA
- a CDS encoding EamA family transporter — protein sequence MYASQGRSAGLGLALASAFAFGGSGVAAKPLIEAGLDPLHVVWLRVAGAALVMLPVAWRHRNLVRERPALLAGFGLLAVAGVQACYFAAISRIPVGVALLVEYLAPALVLGWVRFVQRRPVTRAAAVGVVLAVGGLACVVEVWSGLSFDVVGLLLALGAACCQVGYFVLSDQGGQDAEGGKHAEPPHPVGVIAYGLLIGAAVLTVVARPWGMDWALLGGTADMNGTDVPAWLLLVWIVLLATVVAYVTGVISVRLLSPQVAGVVACLEAVLATVLAWVLLGEHLSPPQLIGGSLVLIGAFIAQSSAPKPPSGPVASGAGAPGTEDAGEAQGQVPAGHPLA from the coding sequence ATGTACGCGTCTCAGGGGAGAAGCGCCGGCCTGGGACTAGCCCTGGCCTCGGCGTTCGCATTCGGTGGTTCGGGAGTGGCGGCCAAGCCGCTGATCGAGGCGGGGCTCGACCCGCTGCACGTGGTGTGGCTACGGGTGGCGGGAGCCGCTCTCGTCATGCTGCCGGTTGCCTGGCGCCACCGGAATCTGGTCCGTGAACGGCCCGCCCTGCTGGCAGGTTTCGGGCTGCTCGCCGTCGCGGGTGTGCAGGCGTGCTACTTCGCCGCCATCTCCCGCATCCCCGTCGGTGTGGCCCTCCTCGTCGAGTATCTGGCGCCCGCGCTCGTGCTCGGCTGGGTGCGGTTCGTGCAGCGCAGGCCGGTCACCCGGGCCGCGGCCGTCGGCGTCGTTCTCGCGGTCGGCGGACTCGCCTGCGTCGTCGAGGTCTGGTCGGGGCTGAGCTTCGACGTCGTCGGGCTGCTCCTCGCGCTCGGCGCCGCCTGCTGTCAGGTCGGCTACTTCGTCCTCTCCGACCAGGGCGGCCAGGACGCCGAAGGCGGAAAGCACGCCGAACCTCCGCATCCGGTCGGCGTGATCGCGTACGGACTCCTCATCGGCGCCGCGGTCCTCACCGTGGTCGCCCGGCCGTGGGGCATGGACTGGGCACTTCTCGGGGGCACCGCCGACATGAACGGGACGGACGTCCCCGCGTGGCTGCTGCTCGTCTGGATCGTGCTGCTCGCGACCGTCGTCGCCTACGTCACCGGGGTCATCTCGGTGCGGCTGCTCTCCCCGCAGGTGGCGGGCGTGGTGGCCTGTCTGGAGGCGGTCCTCGCGACCGTGCTCGCCTGGGTGCTGCTCGGCGAGCACCTGTCGCCGCCTCAGCTCATCGGCGGCAGCCTGGTGCTGATCGGCGCGTTCATCGCCCAGTCCTCGGCGCCGAAGCCGCCTTCCGGACCGGTGGCCTCCGGGGCCGGCGCCCCGGGCACGGAGGATGCCGGGGAAGCCCAGGGGCAGGTGCCCGCCGGACACCCGCTGGCCTGA
- a CDS encoding Clp protease N-terminal domain-containing protein — MQNRTPRIPEQPAPNRAELDSRFTVELASVVTGARRRALRDGDRHIDTAHLLHSLIESDPEVRAAFDGGPQLAKVLGYLVQRSIGYGLRWQGAVENSGAVSQVREAEADGWSPSAVAGMEEARVRAERRGESRAGGLDLLAALAADRECRAVEVLDRAGVDVAWLADRTADRIAEASGRA, encoded by the coding sequence GTGCAAAACCGGACGCCGCGGATACCCGAACAGCCCGCACCGAACCGTGCCGAGCTCGATTCCCGATTCACTGTGGAACTGGCTTCGGTGGTGACCGGCGCGCGCAGGCGGGCCCTGCGCGACGGTGACCGCCACATCGACACCGCCCACCTGCTGCACTCGCTCATCGAGTCGGACCCCGAGGTCCGTGCGGCCTTCGACGGCGGTCCGCAGCTCGCGAAGGTGCTCGGCTACCTCGTGCAGCGCAGCATCGGATACGGGCTCCGCTGGCAGGGGGCGGTCGAGAACTCGGGTGCGGTGTCCCAGGTGCGCGAGGCGGAGGCGGACGGCTGGTCCCCCTCGGCCGTGGCCGGCATGGAAGAGGCGCGGGTGCGTGCGGAGCGGCGTGGGGAGAGCCGCGCCGGTGGTCTGGATCTGCTCGCCGCGCTCGCCGCGGACCGCGAGTGCCGTGCGGTGGAGGTGCTCGACCGGGCAGGCGTCGACGTCGCCTGGCTGGCGGACCGTACGGCCGACCGCATAGCGGAGGCGTCCGGCCGGGCATGA
- a CDS encoding type II toxin-antitoxin system Rv0910 family toxin yields MAEVSAEARIEAPAEKVWAQLTDFSAYGEWNATHTSFPKGGPDSLELAATYEENMKLMGFPAEVTWTVSELEAGRLLTTTGKGPMGVNLTMRYALTPDGDATTVRIDGEFTGAAVSLMAGKLKDSATSALHESLRKLGGLVAA; encoded by the coding sequence ATGGCCGAAGTCAGCGCGGAGGCACGCATCGAAGCACCGGCCGAGAAGGTCTGGGCGCAGCTGACGGACTTCTCGGCGTACGGCGAGTGGAACGCCACCCACACCAGCTTCCCGAAGGGCGGTCCGGACTCCCTTGAGCTCGCGGCCACCTACGAGGAGAACATGAAACTGATGGGCTTCCCGGCCGAGGTGACATGGACGGTCTCGGAGCTGGAGGCGGGGCGGCTGCTGACGACCACGGGCAAGGGGCCGATGGGCGTCAACCTGACCATGCGCTACGCCCTGACCCCGGACGGGGACGCCACCACGGTGCGGATCGACGGGGAGTTCACCGGCGCGGCGGTCTCCCTGATGGCCGGCAAGCTCAAGGATTCGGCCACGTCCGCCCTGCACGAATCACTGCGCAAGCTGGGCGGCCTGGTCGCCGCCTGA